The following DNA comes from Roseinatronobacter sp. S2.
TCAAGACCTGCCGGTCAGCACGGGCAGGAACCACTGATCAGCCCAGACGCCAGGGTGTCACCGATTGCCCGCCGAAAAGAACCTCGCGCGGCAGTTGGAAAATAAAGTAGGGATTCAACAGCGGGACCGCGCTGACAGCGTTCAGCCGGTTCAACTGGTCCTCGTTAAGGCGTATCTTCAGCGCGGTGAAATTGTCAGTCACCTGCTGTGGCCTGCTGGCACCAAGAAGCAACGACCCCATGCCCGGCCGCGACAACACCCAAGCCAGCGCAACCTGCGCCATGGGGATATCCAGTTCGCCTGCAATGTCGCGCACCGTATCGACAATCCTGAAGTTCTGCTCATGGAACAACATGCCGCCATAGGGGTTATCCCCGCTCAACCGGTCGCGACTGCCGCCCTCTTCGCGCATTGCGCGGTCGGGCACCGCAGACGCGCGGTCGGCCTGATCCAGCATCTCGCGGCCATATTTGCCGGTCAGAAAACCACCGGCAAGCGGGCTCCAGGGCATGATGCCAAGACCGAATTCCTGCGCCATGGGCAACAGATCAAGCTCTATACCGCGTTCTACCAAGGACCATGCGTTCTGCAACCCAATCGGTCCCGGCAGCCCATGCGCGGCGGCCAATGTCGCCACCTTGGCCACATACCATGCTGGCGTGTTCGAAAAACCGTAATACAGGATCTGGCCCCGCGCCACAGCGTCGGCCAGCGTGCGCAACACCTCCTCTGCCGGGGTCGTCCTGTCCCAGACATGGACCCAATAAAGGTCGATCCGGTCCGTTCCCAACCGCCGCAGTGACCCTTCGATCCCCTGCCGGATGTTGAAGGCACTGTTGCCACCATGCATGGGATGACCTTGCGAACGCGCAAAGCCGGACTTGGTTGAAACCACAAGCTGGTCGCGCATTCCGCTGTCGGCCACGAACTGCCCCAGCATCCGCTCGCTCTCGCCGCCGCTATAGACATCGGCGGTGTCGAGCAGGTTGCCCCCCGCCGCGACATAGGTATCAAAAATCGCGCGGGCCTCGGTTTCGTCGCTTCCCCACCGGCCTGCGCCAAAAGTCATCGTGCCAAGCGCAAGCGGGCTGACGATCAGGCCAGAGCGCCCGAATGTCCGATAGTCTGTCATCTGCATGTAACTTCTCCAAGTGTTGCACCACATCGGTGGCCTTGCTCCCAGAAGGTAGGGGCGAATGCTAACAAGGATTAGCGGTTCCTTTTTGCATGAAGCTGTGAGAATAATTCAGTAATGGCACGACAATCACTCAATGACCTCGCCGCTTTTGCTGCCGTCGCGCGCAACCGCAGCTTCACTGCCGCAGCAGCAGAACTGGGTGTGTCGCCATCAGCGCTGAGTCACGCCATGCGCGGCCTTGAAGACCGTCTTGGCGTGCGGCTGCTGGCGCGCTCCACCCGGTCGGTTGCCCCGACCGAGGCAGGGGCTGCGCTGCTGGAACATCTCGGCCCCGCGCTTTCGCAGATCGAGGATGGTCTGACCGCCCTTTCGGAATGGCGTGACGATCCCGCCGGTGTCGTCCGCCTGACGACCTTTCACTGGATCGCCTCGACGTTGCTGGCAGAACGACTGCCTGCGTTTCTGGCCCGGCATCCCGACATCACAGTCGAGGTCAATGTCGATGATGGTCTGCGTGATATCGTCGCTTCAGGCTTCGATGCAGGCATCCGGCTTGGCGAAAGCGTCGAGAAGGATATGATCGCCGTGAAAATTGGCCCGCCGCTGCGAACACTGGTCGTGGCAACACCGGCGTATTGGCAGGCACATCGCAAACCCCTTCACCCGCGCGATTTGCGCCAGCACAGGTGTATCGGCTACCGCAACCTGTCAAGCGGCGCGCTGATGCCGTGGGATTTCACGAAAGATGGGCAGGACATCCGCCAGCAAGTGACTGGTCCGCTGGTCTGCAACTCCTCTGAACTGGCGCTGGCCGTCGTCCGGTCCGGCCGGGGCATCGGCTGGCACATGGAGCAGGATGTGCGCGAAGACCTTGACGCTGGACGGCTTGAACAGGTGCTTGATGACTGGTCCCCACCCTATCCGGGCGCATTTCTTTATCACCCCAGCCGACGGCAAACCCCTGCACCGCTGCGCGCACTGATTGATTTTATGAAGCAGTGATTGCAGCCTGGTTCGCATCGCAGTTCGGTGCCGGGTGCGGTTAAGTCCAACAGATCCACCACCTTCGCGGCCAAGACCGCTTTGTTTGGTCCCGCCAAAAGGTGCCGCAGGTCGGACATCAATCCACGGTTCATGGCTATCATACCGCTTTCCCACACGCAGGGCGCGGGAAAGATCACCAGAGTATACATATGTTGCCAGGCCATATGCTGTAGCATTTACCAAGGTCATCACCTGCCCTTCTGTCCCAAAACGATAGACGGGTGCTACTGGCCCGAAAATTTCCTCATGCGCCAGCGCGGTATTGAAAGGTACGTTTTCAAGTGTAGTGGGTGGATAGAAGTAGCCATTTCCATGAGTCCCAGAAGCCAATTTTTACCATCTGTCACGGGGTCCAAATCCTCGTTACCGTCGATGGGAACATGGTTTCCGCGAAGGGCCGGACCGGGCTCGCGGCATTCTTGCGTGAATGCCTGAAGGTGCTGGCAGGAAAAATCCGGAATGGCGCCACGCCAATCTTACGCCCGCAAAGGCTGGCTGCGGTCGCCCTGCGCCACCGGGGCGACGAAATGCCAGCAAAGGATGTCCAGGCAATCACTTACTTTGGTCAAGGCGCGCGTGCGGCCCATATCAGACCGCGCCTGAGAATCGTCTTCATCTGCGGCACTTCAAATTCGCTTGCGACATGCCCGAGCGAGGAAAAGAACACCCGTCCTGCACCATAGCGGCGCTTCCAGACCACGGGCATCACTGTTCCGTCAATCCAGTCCGCATGCTCGCCAGTAAAGGTGGTGGTCGCAAGAACCTCGTTTGATGGGTCGATATGCATGTAATACTGTTCTGACCTGTAAGGAAAGCTGTCGATACCTGCCATCACGGCATCATCGGGGCGAATGACATCGACCCGGTAGTCGATGATGTCGCCGGGATGGGCAACCCATTGGCCGCCGCACATGAACTGGTATTCCGGCACTTCGCGGAACGCGTCGCACATTCCGCCGTGAAATCCCCCCAGTCCGACGCCACTTTTGATGGCGGCGGTAAGCATGTTCACCTCTTCCTTTTCAATTTTGGACATGCTGGCGATGGGGACGATCAGACTCATCTCCTTGATGCCTTCATCCGCAAAGGCTTCGGTTGTGTCGTGAACATGGACCTTGAAGCCATCCTCCTCAAGCATGTCGCGAACGATGCTTGCGCAGGCTTCCGGTTCGTGGCCGTTCCAGCCGCCCCAGACGATCAGTGCTTCGCGCATAGTGTTTCTCCCCCTTGTCTCAGATCTCAAGCCGCCAACACATCGTTGACGATACTGTTCCCAAGCGGCTCTGGCCGCTCTGGCTGTGTCGTGATGTCAATCCGGCTGCGGGTTATGGCGGCCTGCTCTACAGCCTCCATAACCTCAAGCGCATGAAGCGCCAGCGCACCGCTTGCCCTGTGCGCCCGGTCCGAGCGTATGGCCTGCGCCATGTCCGCCAAACCGAGCGAGCGGAAATTACCGTCCCAATATGGCATCGCTATCGGCACATCAGCCCAGTCGCCGTTTTTTGCAAGCGCCTCTATCCGGCCGCCGAAATGGTTGGGGTCGGGGACCAGAAGCGTTCCTTCGGTGCCGTAAATTTCGATCGGGCTATGGCGGTGGCCCGCCACATCGAAACTCATGACGATCTGGACAATCGCACCGGATGAAAACGCCAGCGTGCCTGAAACATGGGTGAACACCTCGACCTCTATCATCTCGCCGCTGCGTGGTGCGCTGGTGATGGGCCGTGACTTCCGCAACTTAGACGCCATGCCGGTGACAGAGGCAACAGGGCCCAGCAGGTTGACAAGCTGGGTTATGTAATACGGCCCCATGTCCAGCATCGGCCCACCGCCTGATTTGTAATAAAAATCAGGATTGGGGTGCCAACGTTCGTGCCCCGGACACATGAAAGAGGCCGTGCCCCCGACCACCTGTCCCAGGGTGCCGGTGTCGACGAAATTGCGGCAGGTCTGGTGGGCGCCGCCCATGAATGTGTCGGGCGCGCAGCCGACCCGCAGCCCCAGCCGGTGGGCTTCGTCAACCAGTTTCCTGCCTGCTGCAAAGGTCACGGCCAGCGGTTTTTCCGAATAGACGTGTTTTCCGGCAGCAAGTGCCGCCATGCCAACCTCGACATGTGCTTGCGGGATGGTAAGATTCAGGATTACTTCAATACTGTCGTCGGCAAGAAGATCAGCGACTGAGTGTGCAGGAATGCCGAAAGCTCCTCCCTGTGCGACCGCCGTGTCGTGGTCACGGTCGGCCACGGCGCGAATATCAAGGATTGGAAATTCCGGCGCGGCCTTCAGATAGGTGCCCGAAATATTTCCACATCCGATGATCCCTACTGCGACTGGTTTTTCAACCGACATGCTTCACTCCCTCCTGATCGCTTCTGCTATTGGATTGTTTGGGGCGCATGGTTCCCCACGGGGACCCGTAAAGTTCGCGCAGCGCCAAAGCGGCGGCACCACGCGCCCAAAGGCCATCATCGGCGTGATGAATGTCCACGTTACCAAGATCAGCAAGCGCAGGCGGAACCGCAGCCTTCATTGCACGGCGCAGCGGTTCAAGCAGATGCTCGCCCAGACCAAGGACTGATCCCACCAGCAGTATCCGCGGGGGCGCCAGAAGCGTGATGATATTGGCCAGCGCGGTTCCAAGCGATTCTCCTGCGCGCCCCGCGTTTTCGATCAGAACCAGATCACCTGTCTGGATGCGCGGGATTATCGTATCAGGCGTTCCGCTAAGGAAGTTATCG
Coding sequences within:
- a CDS encoding aldo/keto reductase, whose translation is MQMTDYRTFGRSGLIVSPLALGTMTFGAGRWGSDETEARAIFDTYVAAGGNLLDTADVYSGGESERMLGQFVADSGMRDQLVVSTKSGFARSQGHPMHGGNSAFNIRQGIEGSLRRLGTDRIDLYWVHVWDRTTPAEEVLRTLADAVARGQILYYGFSNTPAWYVAKVATLAAAHGLPGPIGLQNAWSLVERGIELDLLPMAQEFGLGIMPWSPLAGGFLTGKYGREMLDQADRASAVPDRAMREEGGSRDRLSGDNPYGGMLFHEQNFRIVDTVRDIAGELDIPMAQVALAWVLSRPGMGSLLLGASRPQQVTDNFTALKIRLNEDQLNRLNAVSAVPLLNPYFIFQLPREVLFGGQSVTPWRLG
- a CDS encoding LysR family transcriptional regulator; this encodes MARQSLNDLAAFAAVARNRSFTAAAAELGVSPSALSHAMRGLEDRLGVRLLARSTRSVAPTEAGAALLEHLGPALSQIEDGLTALSEWRDDPAGVVRLTTFHWIASTLLAERLPAFLARHPDITVEVNVDDGLRDIVASGFDAGIRLGESVEKDMIAVKIGPPLRTLVVATPAYWQAHRKPLHPRDLRQHRCIGYRNLSSGALMPWDFTKDGQDIRQQVTGPLVCNSSELALAVVRSGRGIGWHMEQDVREDLDAGRLEQVLDDWSPPYPGAFLYHPSRRQTPAPLRALIDFMKQ
- a CDS encoding ThuA domain-containing protein, translated to MREALIVWGGWNGHEPEACASIVRDMLEEDGFKVHVHDTTEAFADEGIKEMSLIVPIASMSKIEKEEVNMLTAAIKSGVGLGGFHGGMCDAFREVPEYQFMCGGQWVAHPGDIIDYRVDVIRPDDAVMAGIDSFPYRSEQYYMHIDPSNEVLATTTFTGEHADWIDGTVMPVVWKRRYGAGRVFFSSLGHVASEFEVPQMKTILRRGLIWAARAP
- a CDS encoding Gfo/Idh/MocA family protein; the protein is MSVEKPVAVGIIGCGNISGTYLKAAPEFPILDIRAVADRDHDTAVAQGGAFGIPAHSVADLLADDSIEVILNLTIPQAHVEVGMAALAAGKHVYSEKPLAVTFAAGRKLVDEAHRLGLRVGCAPDTFMGGAHQTCRNFVDTGTLGQVVGGTASFMCPGHERWHPNPDFYYKSGGGPMLDMGPYYITQLVNLLGPVASVTGMASKLRKSRPITSAPRSGEMIEVEVFTHVSGTLAFSSGAIVQIVMSFDVAGHRHSPIEIYGTEGTLLVPDPNHFGGRIEALAKNGDWADVPIAMPYWDGNFRSLGLADMAQAIRSDRAHRASGALALHALEVMEAVEQAAITRSRIDITTQPERPEPLGNSIVNDVLAA